One genomic segment of Mytilus trossulus isolate FHL-02 chromosome 4, PNRI_Mtr1.1.1.hap1, whole genome shotgun sequence includes these proteins:
- the LOC134716662 gene encoding uncharacterized protein LOC134716662, whose protein sequence is MFDEDQIEAFNLIKDGHNLIVSGQAGAGKTFLIKKAVKYLRKHQRKAEIVCSTGIAATHFSDLGAQTLHRWAGIEDGRHMNQNLLHLIETDERFISVKKNFLNVDVLFIDEISMISSKVLSQVEFLIRNVRKSNQYFGGAQIVLVGDFYQLPPVPNELLGDPGNHCFRISWFNDCFPHQIILHLIHRQSDHTLIKCINELEIGNPSDETLAFLNSLNRPTENEHNAVQLFARNLDVDLFNYNKLQSIPGDLKVYNAIDQGSEHYLNKMLAPKNLGIKNDCSIMLVKSP, encoded by the coding sequence atgtttgaCGAAGATCAAATTGAAGCATTTAATTTAATCAAGGATGGCCACAATCTAATTGTAAGTGGACAAGCCGGAGCTGGCAAAACATTCCTTATTAAAAAAGctgttaaatatttaagaaaacatcAAAGAAAGGCAGAAATCGTGTGTTCTACTGGCATTGCTGCTACACATTTTTCCGACTTGGGAGCACAAACCTTACATCGATGGGCAGGAATTGAAGATGGTAGGCATATGAATCAAAATTTACTGCATCTCATTGAAACAGATGAAAGATTTATTTCTGTTAAGAAGAATTTTCTCAATGTTGATGTTCTTTTTATAGACGAAATTTCTATGATTAGTTCCAAAGTTCTTTCTCAAGTGGAATTTTTAATTAGAAATGTGAGGAAATCAAATCAATACTTTGGTGGTGCTCAAATTGTATTAGTAGGGGATTTTTACCAGCTTCCCCCTGTACCAAATGAACTTTTAGGTGATCCTGGAAACCATTGTTTTAGAATTAGTTGGTTTAATGACTGTTTTCCTcatcaaattattttacatttgatcCATCGTCAAAGCGACCATACTCTTATTAAATGCATTAATGAATTGGAAATTGGCAATCCGTCAGATGAGACTTTGGCATTTTTAAACTCACTGAATAGACCCACTGAAAATGAACATAATGCTGTGCAACTTTTTGCCAGGAATTTAGatgttgacttatttaattataacaaattGCAGTCAATCCCAGGAGATTTAAAAGTATACAATGCAATAGATCAAGGGTCTGAACATTATTTAAACAAGATGTTAGCTCCAAAAAATCTAGGAATTAAAAATGATTGTAGTATTATGTTGGTAAAGAGCCCTTAG